A region from the Algoriphagus machipongonensis genome encodes:
- a CDS encoding C40 family peptidase — MSTQRFLQVLIFSIFIVATAASCASKKKMAKNDPFDVVINTARSYTGTPYKYGGTTRAGIDCSALIYHAYYSVGIAMPRVSADQSEVGKKVNANQLQRGDVLFFATGKRKKRVTHAGIVTEVSKNDIRFIHSSTSLGVSEDFLSNRYWSKVFLFGRRIME; from the coding sequence ATGAGCACTCAAAGATTCCTTCAAGTACTAATTTTTTCGATTTTCATAGTAGCCACAGCCGCTTCTTGTGCCTCAAAGAAGAAGATGGCCAAAAATGATCCTTTCGATGTGGTGATCAATACAGCAAGAAGTTATACGGGAACTCCTTACAAATACGGGGGGACTACCCGTGCTGGGATTGATTGTTCGGCCTTAATTTATCACGCATATTATTCTGTAGGCATAGCTATGCCCCGTGTTTCAGCAGATCAAAGTGAGGTGGGAAAAAAAGTGAATGCTAATCAATTGCAAAGAGGGGACGTTTTGTTTTTTGCCACAGGAAAAAGAAAGAAAAGAGTAACCCATGCCGGTATTGTGACGGAAGTCTCTAAAAATGATATTAGGTTTATACACTCTTCCACTTCCTTAGGTGTTTCGGAGGATTTTTTAAGTAACCGCTATTGGTCAAAAGTATTTTTGTTTGGGAGAAGGATTATGGAATAA
- a CDS encoding D-alanine--D-alanine ligase, which produces MKKKIALVTGGYTGESVISLKSAAVVEKTINRELYEVYKILIYPGDWHFLSVSGEKIPVDLNDFSIRIGDDKITFDGVFNILHGSPGEDGKLAGYFDMIGIPYTTCDQLTSAITMNKGYTKAVVDDIEELHIAKSIQLFDNSSLNQNRIQEELTLPLFIKPNNGGSSIGMSKVKTWDELGEALDKAFDEDSQVLVEEFVSGREFSIGVFKGKGQVTVLPATEIVSSKEFFDFEAKYVAGVTNEITPGRMNEEEISRVNRIAAKIYEKLNCKGSVRIDYFLQEGSGKFYFIEINTVPGQTETSLISQQVRAYGMEVRDFYTQLIEEMFS; this is translated from the coding sequence ATGAAAAAGAAAATAGCCCTTGTAACCGGTGGATATACCGGCGAATCTGTCATCTCATTAAAAAGCGCTGCAGTAGTAGAGAAGACTATCAACCGCGAATTATATGAGGTTTATAAAATTCTGATTTACCCAGGAGATTGGCATTTTTTAAGTGTTTCTGGTGAAAAAATCCCAGTAGATCTCAATGACTTCAGCATCAGAATAGGTGATGATAAAATCACTTTTGATGGGGTATTCAATATACTTCATGGCTCACCTGGAGAAGATGGGAAACTTGCCGGATATTTTGACATGATTGGCATTCCATATACCACTTGTGATCAACTCACCTCTGCAATCACTATGAATAAAGGCTACACCAAAGCAGTGGTTGATGATATTGAGGAATTACATATTGCCAAATCCATCCAACTTTTTGATAACTCAAGCCTGAATCAAAATCGAATTCAAGAGGAGTTGACATTACCGCTTTTCATTAAACCAAACAATGGTGGTAGCTCCATAGGGATGAGCAAAGTAAAAACTTGGGATGAACTTGGAGAAGCACTAGACAAAGCCTTTGATGAAGACAGCCAAGTACTTGTAGAAGAATTTGTTTCAGGGAGGGAGTTTTCGATTGGAGTTTTTAAAGGTAAAGGCCAAGTAACAGTACTTCCTGCCACAGAAATCGTCAGTAGCAAAGAGTTTTTTGATTTTGAGGCTAAATATGTTGCCGGGGTGACCAATGAAATCACTCCAGGTAGAATGAACGAGGAAGAAATCTCTCGGGTAAATAGGATTGCGGCAAAAATTTATGAAAAGCTTAATTGCAAAGGCTCTGTGAGAATTGATTACTTCTTACAGGAAGGCAGTGGAAAATTCTACTTTATCGAAATTAATACCGTTCCGGGCCAAACAGAAACTAGCTTAATTTCCCAGCAGGTTCGTGCTTATGGAATGGAGGTAAGGGACTTCTACACCCAATTGATTGAAGAAATGTTTTCATAA
- a CDS encoding glycoside hydrolase family 16 protein, translating into MKSDSQKSHKSFHEDFSKSKSRYFHYGSTGTKADFKFNMGVDSPTDPEKKILSFKLDPLDEAGPGKGPEIISKKFTHFGTYSTRLKVPDVKDKQPNVGAVVGYFTYHDDDQEGLSEIDFEWLIADPRIIYVGTWTGEHGKLQRIGRIINLAKGEIIETISKINYDGAPTALEGMQNMPETIQAIKNYDASSQFYTYGFDWDSDRMRWWMIHPETADTVTLWDYQGSKLGIPQHASKYRMNFWHTKDWAVEGNPNSLEKPNFPFELEIDWMEYSPEKN; encoded by the coding sequence ATGAAAAGTGATTCCCAAAAGTCTCATAAATCCTTTCATGAGGACTTTTCTAAATCAAAATCGAGGTATTTTCACTATGGTTCGACGGGTACAAAAGCCGATTTTAAGTTTAACATGGGAGTAGATTCTCCAACTGATCCAGAAAAGAAAATCCTTTCTTTTAAGCTTGATCCTTTAGATGAAGCTGGCCCAGGTAAAGGCCCAGAAATTATTTCGAAGAAGTTTACTCATTTCGGAACCTATTCCACTCGTTTAAAAGTGCCTGATGTAAAAGATAAACAACCCAATGTCGGTGCAGTTGTAGGGTATTTTACCTATCATGATGATGATCAGGAAGGATTGAGCGAAATCGATTTTGAATGGTTGATTGCAGATCCTAGAATAATCTATGTGGGAACCTGGACAGGTGAGCATGGAAAGCTCCAGCGCATCGGGAGGATAATTAATTTAGCCAAAGGAGAAATTATTGAGACGATTTCCAAGATCAATTATGATGGTGCTCCTACGGCTTTAGAAGGAATGCAAAATATGCCTGAAACAATTCAGGCAATCAAAAATTACGATGCTTCCTCCCAGTTTTATACTTATGGTTTTGATTGGGATAGTGATCGAATGAGATGGTGGATGATCCATCCGGAAACTGCAGATACGGTTACACTTTGGGATTATCAAGGTTCAAAGCTTGGGATTCCGCAGCATGCTTCAAAGTATCGAATGAACTTCTGGCATACCAAAGATTGGGCGGTTGAAGGAAATCCGAATTCCTTGGAAAAACCTAACTTTCCATTTGAATTGGAAATTGACTGGATGGAGTATAGTCCAGAAAAGAACTAG
- the atpC gene encoding ATP synthase F1 subunit epsilon: MHLEIVTPDKKVFQGEVTEASFPGANGSFQVLNNHAPIVSALAKGTVSFTTDEGKQSMVVDGGVVEVKDNVIVLLAEKVVA, encoded by the coding sequence ATGCATTTAGAAATCGTCACACCGGACAAAAAAGTATTTCAGGGTGAAGTGACCGAGGCCAGTTTCCCTGGTGCCAATGGTTCATTTCAGGTGCTGAATAATCACGCTCCTATCGTTTCGGCTTTAGCAAAAGGAACTGTTTCTTTTACGACAGATGAAGGAAAACAATCCATGGTTGTAGATGGTGGAGTGGTAGAAGTAAAAGACAATGTGATTGTATTGCTGGCTGAGAAAGTAGTCGCTTAA
- the metK gene encoding methionine adenosyltransferase, which produces MAYLFTSESVSEGHPDKIADQISDALIDNFLAFDPNSKVACETLVTTGQVVLAGEVKSETYLDVQKIARDVINRIGYTKSDYMFEGNSCGVLSAIHEQSQDINQGVDRKSPEEQGAGDQGMMFGYATNETENYMPLALDLSHMILRELAELRRENKEISYLRPDSKAQVTIEYSDDNVPQRIEAIVVSTQHDDFDEEETMLAKIKSDIVSILIPRVVAQLKPEIQKLFTSDIKYHINPTGKFVIGGPHGDTGLTGRKIIVDTYGGKGAHGGGAFSGKDPSKVDRSAAYATRHIAKNMVAAGIADEMLVQVSYAIGVAAPMGIYVNTYGTAKVDLHDGEIAKKIEELFDMRPYAIEQRLKLRNPIYEETAAYGHMGRKNEVVTKVFYSPYTEPIKKEVELFTWEKLDFVDKIKSSFGL; this is translated from the coding sequence ATGGCATATTTATTTACCTCAGAGTCAGTATCTGAGGGGCACCCAGACAAGATTGCAGATCAGATTTCCGATGCATTGATCGATAATTTTTTGGCATTTGATCCAAATTCTAAGGTTGCTTGTGAAACGCTTGTCACCACTGGTCAAGTAGTTTTGGCAGGAGAAGTGAAATCCGAAACCTATCTGGATGTCCAGAAAATTGCCCGGGATGTTATCAATCGAATTGGATACACAAAATCTGATTACATGTTTGAAGGTAATTCCTGTGGTGTTTTGTCTGCCATCCATGAGCAGTCTCAGGATATCAATCAAGGAGTAGATAGAAAAAGCCCAGAAGAGCAAGGTGCTGGTGACCAAGGGATGATGTTTGGGTATGCTACCAATGAAACTGAGAATTATATGCCTTTGGCATTGGATCTATCTCATATGATCCTTCGTGAGTTGGCTGAGTTGAGAAGAGAGAATAAGGAGATTTCTTATTTGAGACCTGATTCCAAAGCTCAGGTGACTATCGAATATTCTGATGACAATGTTCCTCAAAGAATTGAAGCGATTGTAGTTTCTACACAGCATGATGATTTTGATGAGGAAGAGACGATGCTGGCAAAAATCAAATCTGACATCGTTTCTATTTTGATTCCAAGAGTGGTAGCTCAGTTGAAGCCTGAAATTCAAAAGCTATTTACATCAGATATCAAATACCATATCAACCCAACAGGGAAGTTTGTAATCGGTGGGCCGCATGGTGACACTGGTTTGACTGGTAGAAAGATCATTGTGGATACATATGGAGGCAAAGGAGCACACGGTGGAGGAGCATTCTCTGGAAAAGATCCTTCTAAAGTGGATAGATCTGCAGCTTATGCTACTCGTCATATTGCCAAAAATATGGTAGCAGCTGGAATTGCAGATGAGATGCTTGTTCAAGTTTCTTATGCAATCGGAGTTGCAGCGCCGATGGGAATTTATGTAAATACCTATGGTACTGCCAAGGTAGATTTACATGATGGTGAAATCGCAAAGAAAATCGAAGAACTGTTTGATATGCGTCCTTATGCAATTGAGCAACGTTTGAAACTTCGTAACCCGATCTATGAAGAGACTGCAGCCTATGGTCATATGGGAAGAAAAAATGAGGTTGTAACCAAAGTTTTTTATTCTCCATATACGGAGCCAATTAAAAAAGAAGTAGAATTATTCACCTGGGAGAAATTAGATTTTGTAGATAAAATCAAATCCTCCTTCGGATTATAA
- a CDS encoding alpha-L-fucosidase, with protein MNTSTKLKSILAAGCIILFFFLGSTKAFSQENPDKMEWFKDAKLGIFIHWGIYSVNGIDESWSFFNDYISYEDYMKQLDGFTASKYDPEKWAKLIKQSGAKYAVLTAKHHDGVALWDTKESDLSVVKKTPAGKDLVGPLMNALEKEDIKKGIYFSVLDWSHPDYDRNTRETYRYKNDPERFRKFTDFNFAQLSELSEQYNPDLYWFDGDWEHKPEEWRSAELKKKLLGYNPNLIINSRLGPGFGDYETPEQGVPVTRPASEYWELCMTMNNSWGYQGNDHAYKSPSELLRIFVDCLHMGGNLLMDFGPKPDGTIPEEAVNILNEFGRWTSKHESAIYETQAGIPDGHVYAPTTLSKDKTILYIYLDYKVNESLAIKGLKNKIQRVWVVGNGTKLQSREVGKMYWSAVPGMKYIDIPDNVYDKDITVIAVLLDGPVDLYREKGQVIESN; from the coding sequence GTGAATACCTCTACTAAACTCAAAAGTATCCTTGCTGCAGGATGCATTATTCTATTCTTTTTTTTAGGATCTACCAAAGCATTTTCACAGGAGAACCCAGATAAAATGGAATGGTTTAAAGATGCCAAACTTGGGATCTTTATCCACTGGGGAATTTATTCTGTCAATGGAATCGATGAATCCTGGTCCTTTTTCAATGATTACATCAGCTATGAGGATTACATGAAGCAGCTCGATGGATTTACTGCCAGTAAATATGATCCTGAGAAGTGGGCAAAGTTAATCAAGCAAAGCGGTGCCAAGTACGCAGTGCTCACAGCAAAACATCATGATGGAGTAGCACTTTGGGACACCAAAGAATCGGATCTTTCTGTTGTGAAAAAAACTCCAGCAGGAAAAGACTTGGTAGGCCCATTGATGAATGCCTTAGAAAAAGAGGACATCAAAAAAGGAATCTATTTCTCAGTTTTGGATTGGTCTCATCCGGATTACGATAGAAATACCAGAGAAACCTATCGCTATAAAAACGATCCGGAGAGGTTCAGGAAATTCACTGATTTCAACTTTGCTCAGCTAAGTGAACTCTCCGAGCAATACAACCCAGACTTGTACTGGTTTGACGGGGACTGGGAACATAAGCCAGAAGAATGGAGAAGCGCAGAGCTCAAAAAGAAATTATTGGGGTACAACCCAAATCTCATAATCAATTCTAGACTTGGTCCGGGCTTCGGCGACTATGAAACTCCTGAGCAAGGAGTTCCGGTTACAAGACCAGCTAGCGAATATTGGGAGCTTTGCATGACCATGAACAATAGTTGGGGCTATCAAGGAAATGATCATGCTTATAAATCTCCTAGTGAGCTCCTACGTATTTTTGTAGACTGTCTTCACATGGGTGGCAATTTATTGATGGATTTTGGACCAAAGCCTGACGGAACGATTCCGGAAGAAGCTGTAAACATCCTTAATGAATTTGGGCGCTGGACTTCCAAGCATGAGTCAGCGATCTACGAAACTCAAGCGGGTATTCCTGACGGCCACGTGTATGCACCAACCACACTTTCCAAGGATAAAACCATCCTATATATCTACTTAGACTACAAAGTCAATGAGTCTCTAGCGATCAAAGGCCTAAAAAATAAAATCCAGCGTGTCTGGGTCGTAGGGAATGGCACCAAACTTCAATCCAGAGAAGTAGGCAAAATGTACTGGAGCGCAGTGCCGGGAATGAAATACATCGATATTCCTGACAATGTCTATGACAAGGATATCACGGTAATTGCGGTATTATTAGACGGTCCTGTAGATCTCTATCGAGAAAAAGGACAGGTAATTGAGAGTAATTGA
- the atpD gene encoding F0F1 ATP synthase subunit beta, translating into MANIGKITQVIGPVVDVSFEGGKLPNILDALEVTKENGQVVVMEVQQHLGEDRVRTIAMDSSEGMVRGMEVTDMGQPISVPTGDAIKGRLFNVVGEAIDGLPKIPEGKRLPIHRSAPKFEDLSTSTEVLFTGIKVIDLIEPYAKGGKIGLFGGAGVGKTVLIQELINNIAKAYAGLSVFAGVGERTREGNDLLREMIESGIVTYGEDFVHSLEEEGGWDLSKVDLKKLEDSKATFVFGQMNEPPGARARVALTGLTLAEYYRDGDGEGAGKDILFFIDNIFRFTQAGSEVSALLGRMPSAVGYQPTLATEMGAMQERITSTKRGSITSVQAVYVPADDLTDPAPATTFAHLDATTSLSRKIAELGIYPAVDPLESSSRIMSADIIGEEHYNCAQRVKEILQRYKELQDIIAILGMEELSEEDKQVVQRARRVQRFLSQPFFVAEQFTGLKGVLVDIKDTIKGFNMIMDGELDHLPEGAFNLVGNIEDAIAKGEKMLAEVK; encoded by the coding sequence ATGGCAAATATTGGAAAGATAACGCAGGTAATTGGACCCGTAGTGGACGTTTCCTTCGAAGGCGGTAAGCTGCCAAACATCCTTGACGCACTGGAAGTAACCAAAGAAAACGGCCAAGTAGTCGTGATGGAGGTACAACAGCACTTAGGCGAAGATCGCGTAAGAACTATTGCAATGGACTCATCTGAAGGGATGGTTCGAGGCATGGAAGTAACAGACATGGGGCAACCTATCTCTGTACCTACTGGCGATGCGATCAAAGGACGACTTTTCAATGTAGTAGGCGAGGCGATTGATGGTCTTCCAAAAATACCAGAAGGTAAGAGACTACCGATTCACAGATCTGCACCAAAATTTGAAGACTTATCTACTTCTACAGAAGTACTTTTCACAGGTATCAAAGTAATTGACTTGATCGAGCCTTATGCAAAAGGTGGTAAGATCGGTTTGTTCGGTGGTGCTGGTGTAGGTAAAACTGTATTGATTCAGGAGTTGATCAACAACATTGCGAAAGCATATGCTGGTCTTTCTGTATTTGCAGGTGTAGGAGAAAGAACAAGAGAAGGAAATGATTTGCTTCGTGAAATGATCGAGTCAGGTATCGTTACTTACGGTGAAGACTTTGTCCATAGCCTTGAAGAAGAAGGTGGATGGGATCTTTCTAAAGTGGATTTGAAAAAATTAGAAGATTCTAAAGCAACCTTTGTTTTCGGTCAGATGAATGAGCCTCCAGGGGCACGTGCTCGAGTGGCCTTGACTGGTTTGACTTTAGCTGAATATTATAGAGATGGTGATGGTGAAGGTGCTGGAAAAGACATTCTTTTCTTTATCGATAACATCTTCCGTTTCACTCAGGCAGGTTCTGAGGTGTCCGCACTTCTAGGTCGTATGCCTTCTGCGGTAGGTTACCAGCCAACTTTGGCAACAGAAATGGGTGCCATGCAGGAACGTATTACTTCTACTAAGAGAGGATCAATTACTTCAGTACAGGCTGTTTATGTACCTGCTGATGACTTGACTGACCCGGCTCCAGCGACGACTTTCGCCCACTTGGATGCTACTACGTCTCTTTCTCGTAAGATTGCCGAGCTAGGAATTTATCCAGCTGTGGATCCATTGGAGTCTTCTTCAAGAATTATGTCAGCTGACATTATCGGAGAGGAGCACTATAACTGTGCACAAAGAGTGAAGGAGATTCTTCAGCGTTACAAAGAATTGCAGGATATCATTGCGATCTTGGGTATGGAAGAACTTTCTGAAGAGGATAAGCAAGTCGTGCAAAGAGCAAGACGTGTACAACGTTTCCTATCTCAACCTTTCTTCGTAGCAGAGCAGTTTACAGGCTTGAAAGGTGTGTTGGTAGACATCAAGGACACGATCAAAGGATTCAACATGATCATGGACGGTGAGTTAGACCACCTTCCTGAAGGAGCTTTCAACTTAGTAGGTAACATCGAAGATGCTATCGCTAAGGGAGAGAAAATGTTGGCCGAAGTTAAATAA
- the hpf gene encoding ribosome hibernation-promoting factor, HPF/YfiA family, with the protein MKLQMHSIHFDADRKLIDFIQKKADKLDTYYDRIIDGEVFMRLDKNDNNMNKVVEIKLNVPGKQFFAKHQTDSFEGAADEAIEGLRRQIKKYKEKVVLVRQ; encoded by the coding sequence ATGAAACTGCAGATGCACTCAATCCACTTCGATGCTGATCGAAAATTGATCGATTTTATTCAGAAAAAAGCAGACAAGCTGGACACCTATTATGATAGGATCATAGATGGGGAGGTTTTTATGAGGCTCGACAAAAATGATAACAACATGAACAAGGTTGTCGAAATTAAGCTCAATGTGCCGGGGAAGCAGTTCTTTGCAAAACATCAAACAGATTCGTTTGAAGGGGCCGCGGATGAAGCAATCGAGGGATTAAGAAGACAGATCAAAAAATACAAAGAGAAAGTAGTGCTGGTCAGGCAGTAA
- the rpsU gene encoding 30S ribosomal protein S21 produces MIVVNVKENESIEKALKRFKKKFDKTGAVRELRARQAFTKPSVKRRAQVIKAAYKQHLQEEANK; encoded by the coding sequence ATGATCGTAGTTAACGTAAAAGAGAACGAATCTATCGAAAAAGCGCTAAAGCGTTTTAAAAAGAAGTTTGATAAGACTGGTGCAGTCAGAGAACTTAGAGCTAGACAAGCGTTCACAAAACCTTCTGTTAAAAGAAGAGCACAGGTCATCAAAGCGGCTTACAAGCAGCATCTTCAAGAAGAAGCTAACAAGTAA
- a CDS encoding tyrosine-type recombinase/integrase: MIDSFINYLEFEKKSSSHTVLAYRKDLEQFLEFVSVSFGEEDILFVGHSEIRAWVIDLVENQLSTTTVNRKIATLRSYYKFLLRSRVISKDPTYKLKSLKNPKKLPEFLQELTISSVLEESVYEENFEGQRDKMVLEFLYLTGVRLSELTGLKWGDINLSEKVVKVLGKRKKERIIPLTNGLARNIISYQKVFEERFSKVSQSDYFIVSNNGKPSYPMMIYRVVRKYLDIFAQTSKRSPHVLRHTFATHLLNKGADLNAVKDLLGHSNLAATQVYTHNSLEKLKAVFEQAHPKA, from the coding sequence ATGATCGACTCGTTTATAAATTATTTAGAATTTGAGAAAAAGTCCAGCAGCCATACGGTGCTTGCTTACAGGAAGGACTTGGAGCAATTTCTTGAGTTTGTATCAGTTTCCTTCGGCGAGGAGGATATTTTGTTTGTTGGCCATTCTGAAATTAGGGCTTGGGTAATCGATTTAGTAGAGAACCAGCTGAGTACCACTACGGTAAACAGAAAGATCGCTACCCTGCGTTCTTATTATAAGTTTTTGCTTCGTTCCAGAGTGATTTCAAAGGACCCGACTTACAAGTTAAAAAGCCTTAAAAACCCAAAAAAACTTCCTGAATTTTTGCAAGAATTGACCATCTCTTCCGTTCTAGAAGAAAGCGTTTACGAGGAAAATTTCGAAGGTCAAAGAGACAAAATGGTTTTGGAATTTCTTTACCTCACCGGAGTCAGACTTTCGGAATTGACTGGATTAAAATGGGGAGATATTAATCTCTCTGAAAAAGTTGTTAAAGTATTAGGGAAGCGTAAAAAAGAAAGAATTATTCCACTCACAAATGGCCTTGCCCGAAATATCATTTCGTATCAAAAAGTATTTGAAGAAAGGTTTTCAAAAGTAAGCCAAAGTGACTATTTTATTGTGAGCAATAACGGAAAGCCAAGTTACCCTATGATGATATATCGTGTAGTCCGAAAATACTTGGACATTTTTGCACAGACTTCCAAGCGTAGCCCTCATGTGTTACGTCATACTTTTGCAACTCACTTATTAAATAAAGGAGCAGATCTTAACGCTGTAAAAGATTTGCTCGGCCATTCCAATCTTGCGGCAACGCAAGTTTACACTCACAATTCATTAGAAAAACTCAAGGCTGTGTTTGAACAGGCACACCCTAAAGCGTAA
- a CDS encoding ArnT family glycosyltransferase produces the protein MKPSELRGFFFFLPVISMWAKFSYRTTFWIASLAIVLVKIIFLFRPEIDLFTEEAQYWLWSRNLAWHYYSKPPLVAYLNLITTSVFGITEFAVRFNATAFGLGTAWIAYRFGTYLFNPKVGFWAAMILQAMPFWWLISTFHTTDSSVTFFWSLSIYMLYRGINEEQRKWWIIAGLSAALGLMAKVVMVLIFPLIFLFLLQAKTLKKHSKNLVIFTLVSFLGFIPVLVWNFENNFDTFKHIANLAGAGEGESKPFDFGAAMLQFLAYLGGQLAMFSIFLLPLVFASLSKLFKPLSQIKIYLLLPVAATFMAFGALSFLTEALVNWPIFTYMTFSVFISSWLVNQTGAWLKWRNWGIAVSLAFPLLLLLPDFTFIKSIPAVKKGEMAAFKRMSGYEPLANRIEFLKDSLSLKEEFIFSDTYHMASELSFYLEGNPQTFMVNMGSRKNQFDLWEGMEQFVGQENVGIFVSWNYDSPGDFARFDSLLYEESFPIAFRGEPFRVAKIQVWKNLSDFNPYQPETY, from the coding sequence TTGAAACCCTCGGAACTCCGAGGGTTTTTCTTTTTCTTGCCAGTCATTTCTATGTGGGCAAAATTTTCATACCGAACTACTTTCTGGATCGCAAGTTTAGCGATCGTACTCGTTAAAATTATTTTTCTGTTTCGGCCTGAAATTGACCTGTTTACCGAAGAGGCTCAATACTGGCTTTGGTCCCGCAATTTGGCTTGGCATTATTATTCAAAGCCCCCATTGGTGGCTTATCTTAATCTCATTACTACCTCCGTTTTTGGAATCACGGAATTTGCAGTACGGTTTAATGCAACTGCCTTTGGATTGGGAACCGCATGGATCGCCTATCGATTCGGGACTTATTTATTTAATCCCAAAGTAGGTTTTTGGGCAGCAATGATCCTCCAGGCTATGCCATTTTGGTGGCTAATATCTACGTTTCATACCACAGATTCTTCCGTAACTTTCTTCTGGTCTCTTTCTATTTATATGCTTTACCGAGGGATTAATGAAGAGCAAAGGAAATGGTGGATAATCGCGGGCCTTTCAGCAGCTTTAGGTTTGATGGCAAAAGTGGTTATGGTCCTAATATTTCCATTGATCTTTCTTTTCTTACTGCAGGCAAAAACCCTCAAAAAGCATAGTAAGAATTTAGTGATTTTCACTTTGGTTTCCTTCCTCGGCTTTATTCCGGTTTTGGTTTGGAACTTTGAAAACAATTTTGACACCTTTAAGCATATTGCGAACCTCGCAGGAGCTGGAGAAGGAGAGTCAAAACCATTTGATTTTGGAGCCGCTATGCTACAGTTTTTAGCATATCTAGGTGGTCAATTGGCGATGTTTTCCATTTTTTTACTACCACTCGTTTTTGCTTCACTTAGCAAACTTTTTAAACCTTTAAGCCAGATAAAAATTTACTTGCTACTCCCAGTAGCTGCTACTTTTATGGCTTTTGGAGCACTTAGCTTTTTGACAGAAGCTTTGGTGAACTGGCCTATTTTTACCTACATGACCTTTTCCGTTTTTATTAGTTCATGGCTGGTGAATCAAACAGGTGCTTGGCTTAAATGGAGGAATTGGGGAATTGCTGTCAGCCTTGCTTTTCCTTTATTGCTATTGCTTCCGGATTTTACATTTATCAAATCCATACCTGCAGTTAAAAAGGGGGAAATGGCTGCATTTAAAAGGATGTCTGGCTATGAACCATTGGCAAATCGGATAGAGTTTTTAAAAGATAGTCTTTCCCTGAAAGAAGAATTCATCTTTTCTGATACTTACCATATGGCATCGGAGCTTTCGTTTTACCTGGAAGGAAATCCACAGACCTTTATGGTTAATATGGGGTCTAGAAAAAATCAGTTTGACCTATGGGAGGGAATGGAGCAGTTTGTGGGGCAGGAAAATGTAGGAATCTTTGTCAGTTGGAATTACGATAGCCCAGGAGATTTTGCCCGTTTCGATTCATTGCTTTATGAAGAGAGCTTCCCGATTGCATTCAGAGGAGAACCCTTTCGGGTAGCGAAAATTCAAGTATGGAAGAATTTAAGTGATTTCAACCCATACCAGCCAGAAACCTACTAG